A portion of the Enterobacter sp. SA187 genome contains these proteins:
- a CDS encoding glutathione S-transferase family protein has product MLKVHHLNKSRSQRVLWALEELGVPYEIVRYQREKTMMAPEALKKVHPLGKSPVLEDDGRIIAESGAILEYLQENYDPQGTLKPTDADQRLQYRFWLHYAEGSLMPPLLMKLVFSSLGKPPVPLGFRTLGKALGQGVQKGYLNKQIETHARYIEAELGSQPWFTGESPSMADIQMSFPVFALLARGGVDHLPNLQAWKKRVEMRPAWLRAIEKGGPFELPGE; this is encoded by the coding sequence ATGCTTAAAGTGCATCATCTTAATAAGTCCCGTTCACAGCGTGTGCTGTGGGCGCTGGAAGAGCTTGGCGTGCCCTATGAGATCGTGCGTTATCAGCGCGAAAAAACCATGATGGCCCCTGAAGCGCTGAAAAAAGTGCACCCGCTGGGAAAATCGCCGGTGCTGGAAGATGACGGGCGCATTATTGCAGAGTCCGGGGCCATCCTCGAATACCTCCAGGAAAACTATGATCCGCAGGGCACCCTGAAACCCACCGATGCCGACCAGCGCCTGCAGTACCGTTTCTGGCTGCATTATGCCGAAGGCTCGCTGATGCCGCCGTTACTGATGAAGCTGGTATTCAGCAGCCTGGGCAAGCCGCCGGTGCCGCTGGGTTTTCGCACCCTCGGTAAAGCGCTGGGGCAGGGGGTGCAAAAAGGCTATCTCAATAAACAGATCGAAACGCACGCCCGCTATATAGAAGCGGAGCTCGGCAGCCAGCCCTGGTTTACCGGGGAGTCCCCCAGCATGGCGGATATTCAGATGAGCTTCCCGGTGTTTGCCCTGCTGGCTCGCGGCGGCGTTGATCACCTGCCCAATTTGCAGGCATGGAAGAAACGCGTCGAGATGCGTCCGGCCTGGCTGCGTGCTATTGAAAAGGGCGGTCCGTTCGAGTTGCCTGGGGAATAA